ACGAACAGAGTGGCCTGCCCGCGGCCGTCGGCATCGCGCTGGACCCGGCCGATGCTGCCGTCGTGGGCGAAGTTGACCACGTACAGCGCACCATCGGGGCCGGTCGCAGGACCTTCGATCTTGTCGGTGAACACGCCATCGCCGACCAGGTCGCGGGCGTGGAACAGGGGCTCCTGCGCCCCGGCCGGGACAGCCAGTAGCAGGGCGAGGGCGGCGAGCAATGGGCGGCAGCGCATCGGGTGTCCGGACGGCGGGGGAGGCGGCAGTGTGCCAGAGGCCCCGGCGCATCGCGCGATAGCGCTCACAGTGCCGATGCCGCACGAGCGGTTAGGGTGGAGCATCCTTCCGGTCGGAGTTGCGCATGGAGCCGTCCTCGCCGAATCGCCGCCGCCTGTTGCTGGCCGGCCTCTCCGCCACCGCCGCAGGCATGCTCGGAGCGTCCGCATGGGCGGCCACGCCGGCGCGTCGCCGCAAGCCGCTGGGCGTGGCCCTGGTCGGGCTCGGCGAGTACGCCAGCAGCCGCCTGGCTCCAGGGCTCACCCTGACCAAGCACTGCCGCCTGGCCGGCATCGTCACCGGCTCGCCGCAGAAGATCCCGCAGTGGCAGGCGCGCTACCGCATCCCCGATCGCAACGTCTACAGCTACGACGAGCTGGAGCGCATCGCCGACAACCCGGATATCGACGTGGTCTACGTGGTCACGCCCACCCATCTGCATGCGCCGCTGAGCATCCGCGCCGCGGCCGCCGGCAAGCACGTGTGGTGCGAGAAGCCGATGGCGCTGCATGCCGCGCAGGCGCAGGCGATGATCGAGGCCTGCGCGCGCAACAAGGTGCGGCTGAGCATCGGCTACCGCATGCAGCACGAGCCCAACACCCGGCGCCTCATCGCCCTGGCCGGCGAACGCCCGTTCGGGGCGATGCGCAGCGTGCGCGCCGAGGCGGGCTACGCCGGCTATGGCGACACCGACCCGGCGCAGCGGCCGTGGCGGCTGCGCGCGCAGTACGGCGGCGGTGCGATGTACGACATGGGCGTGTATCCGCTCAACGCCGCGCGCTACACGATCGGCTCCGAGCCGCTGGCGGTGAGCGCGCGGCGTTCCACCGATCGGCCGGCGCTGTTCGACGAGGTCGACGAGCACATGCACTTCACCCTGGAGTTCCCGCACGAGGTGACCGCCAGCTGCGCGGCCAGCTTCGGCCGCACCATGAACCTGCTGCGCGCCGAGTGCGCGAATGGCTGGTACGAACTGGCGCCGTTCCAGGCCTACGACGGCGTGCGCGGCCGGGCCAGCGATGGCCGCCTGTTCGACGCGCGGGTGCGCCACCAGCAGGCGCTACAGATGGACGAGGACGCGCTGGCGATCCTGCAGGGCACACCGCTGCGCGTGCCTGGCGAGGAAGGCTTGCGCGATATGCGCATCGTCGATGCCATCCAGCGCTCGGCGCGGGAGGACGGGGCGCGGATCGTGTTGTAGCGGTGGGCGGAGCCAATACGAAGAAACGGGTCGGATGCTCGCGGCCGCTCAGCGCGGGATCGCCAGCACCGTGATCTCTTCGCGGTCGTGGTAGAGCTGCTTGGCACGCAATTGCAGCGGACGCTCGGCGCGCTCGGCGAACAGGTCCAGGCACAGCCGGGTCTCGTCCCAGCGCTTCTTCATCGGCAGTTTCAGGTTGAAGATCGCGTGCCGGCACCATCCCTCGCGGAACCAGGTGGCCATGCGCTCGGCGACGCGGCGCGGTTGCTCGACCATGTCGCAGACCATCCAGTCCAGCGGTTGCGGCGGTTTCCAGTGGAAGCCGTCGGCGCGCAGGTGGTCGACCAGGCCGCTGTCGAGCACATGCTGGCGCAGCGGGCCGTTGTCCACGCTGGTCACGTGCAGGTGCTGGCGGGTCAGCACCCAGGTCCAGCCGCCTGGAGCGGCGCCGAGGTCGGCCGCGCGCATGCCCGGGCGCAGCAGCGTCTCGCGCTCGTGCGGGGTCAGCAGCGCCAGCAGCGCTTCCTCCAGTTTCAGCGCCGAGCGCGAAGGCGCCTCCGGCAGCAGCTTGAGGCGCGGGATGCCCAGCGGCCACGGCGCGCTGTCCTCGCTGTCGGCCACCGCCAGCAGGGCGTGCGTGCCGGTCACGAAGCACACGTGCAGGCGCGGCAGCCGCGGCTGCGGCTTGTCGCTCAGCAGGCCGGCCTTGCGCAGCGCCGGGCGCAGCGCGTTGCCGAAACTGCGCGCCAGGCCCGACAGCGGCTTGCCGGCGTCCGAGTCCGGATGTTCGACCCACAGGTCGCCGAAGCGGGGCTGTCCGGCCAGCGCCTGCAGGATCGGCGCGATGCGGTCGCTGGCCGGCAACTCGCGCAGGTCGGCCAGCAACTGCAGCTTCTGCCGGGCGAAGATCAGCCCGCGCCAGGGCAGCGCCTGCGCCGGCACCGCGGTGTCGCTGAGCAGCAGCGCATAGCCGCTGTTGCGCTCGGTGCGGGCGTAGGCGGCCAGCCCGGCCTCGCCGGCGCGGGCGTTGAGCTCGGCGGCCAGTTCGGGTTCGAAGCCGGGCCGGCAGTAGCACAGCAGGCCATGGACCAGCGGGCCGTTCTCGGAGGACATGGGCAAGCCTTCGCCGGCGGCGTCAGTAGCGGGGGCTGTCGAGTTCGCCGTAGCGGCGCAGCACCGCGCAGGCGGCGTCGCGGTGCAGGCCGCGCACCACCTCGATGCCGCGGCGCTGCAGTTCGCCCACCCAGTCCGCCGGCAGCGGGCCTTCGTCGAACGGGGTCAGCGCCATCACGTCCTCGGCGCTG
This genomic stretch from Xanthomonas sacchari harbors:
- a CDS encoding Gfo/Idh/MocA family protein, giving the protein MLGASAWAATPARRRKPLGVALVGLGEYASSRLAPGLTLTKHCRLAGIVTGSPQKIPQWQARYRIPDRNVYSYDELERIADNPDIDVVYVVTPTHLHAPLSIRAAAAGKHVWCEKPMALHAAQAQAMIEACARNKVRLSIGYRMQHEPNTRRLIALAGERPFGAMRSVRAEAGYAGYGDTDPAQRPWRLRAQYGGGAMYDMGVYPLNAARYTIGSEPLAVSARRSTDRPALFDEVDEHMHFTLEFPHEVTASCAASFGRTMNLLRAECANGWYELAPFQAYDGVRGRASDGRLFDARVRHQQALQMDEDALAILQGTPLRVPGEEGLRDMRIVDAIQRSAREDGARIVL
- the rlmM gene encoding 23S rRNA (cytidine(2498)-2'-O)-methyltransferase RlmM, whose amino-acid sequence is MSSENGPLVHGLLCYCRPGFEPELAAELNARAGEAGLAAYARTERNSGYALLLSDTAVPAQALPWRGLIFARQKLQLLADLRELPASDRIAPILQALAGQPRFGDLWVEHPDSDAGKPLSGLARSFGNALRPALRKAGLLSDKPQPRLPRLHVCFVTGTHALLAVADSEDSAPWPLGIPRLKLLPEAPSRSALKLEEALLALLTPHERETLLRPGMRAADLGAAPGGWTWVLTRQHLHVTSVDNGPLRQHVLDSGLVDHLRADGFHWKPPQPLDWMVCDMVEQPRRVAERMATWFREGWCRHAIFNLKLPMKKRWDETRLCLDLFAERAERPLQLRAKQLYHDREEITVLAIPR